Sequence from the Mugil cephalus isolate CIBA_MC_2020 chromosome 20, CIBA_Mcephalus_1.1, whole genome shotgun sequence genome:
TGGCATATTTTACCCCAAATTTTAGTACAGGGGAAGACAACATTTTGTGGAATCCAAACTATAAAAGATCTATTCATGTTTAAAGCAGACGGCTGCAACATTAGATTTGTGCATGTGCGAGCATGTTAGATCACACACCTGCAAAGAATCCAGTGAgtcacacaagaaaaaaaaggactcagTTTGTACTTCCTTGGAAGCAAGATTGTTTACAGTTCTTGAGTATTTCATCTGAAGCAGTTAGAGGAACAATGTTCAAGTTTAGCAAATAGGAATGAGGCAGATTTTCTCAGACGGTTGCTAAAATTAAGCCTGTAGTCTCTTGGGAAACGAATTGTTCAAAGAGAAGtgtttaataaatgataaactgAGCCAAGTTTCCATTTGGGGGATTTCTTAAAATGTCACACAGAGCTGTGGTAAAATTTGGTGGTTaaattgagaaaacaaaagagagaactGGTGACTTGACCTGCATAGCaaattaattaaactgaaacgaattaaaaaataaaataaacataaaatccTGTGTTAGTATGTTCAGTGTCAAATATGTTTCAGTAATAAGAAAGCAAATCAACAATGAGACATAATTTCATATAAAAAATAGTAgtctttattaaattaatgaacTGTTCATTCAAACTGtcaatacaaatataaataagtgCAAAGTTGTTTTTCATCAGTCTGCTTCAGCAGACTTTCAGTTATATTCAAGCATCCACAGTCAGTGGTTTGGCCTGTAAAAATTCATCTTTATAAAAGACAGCACAGATTTATCATTGTAGCTCATGTAAACATGATGTTGTATGAGGAAAATAGTATCCATTTTGATGATTCTCCTTATTAGGAAAATACAGATACCAAAGTTAATACATTCTTTTGTGAGCAGTTGTGATCTTGTTTGTGCCACAAATAAACCCTTAACTtttggtatatatatatttgcctCTCTTGTATTACTACCTCAAGATACTGTAGGATTCAGACAAACTGTTGCAGAGTATCTTtcctctaaacatgtcagaaacatttcatttctgcaTTTTGCAGTCTTAAAAGAACTTACAAAATTCATATTAAAAGTTCAGCCCTTCCCCAACTTGGCTGCTACACATTTACACCCAGATGGCTATCATTGTGCACTTATTTGTGCTCTAAATTTCTATGGACCAGCGAACACTTGGCCAGAGATCCCTGGATGCTAGATGTCTAATACTTCCATGATTATTATCCAACAAAAAAGTCTGGCTGATCATGAAAGCCAGTCCATCTCTAATTAATGGATAATTTTCAAAAGCTGATGTGTGCAAGCTTGACAGCCTCACAGCACTCTGGTGACTATCAGTCTCACTTCAGCTTTTAGTAACTTTTAAATCATCaatgagacacatgaggacagcAGGGTTATCTGTCATTCGTACCGCCAGATTACATCAGTGCTTTGTTTCTaccatgtttctgtgttgatTAACCCCCAATCCACTGTCTCTTCTCAACAGATTAAGAGACTGATGCCCATTTTTCTTGTGAGAACTACACAGGCTATAAGCACAAATCTGCTTCTTTTCACAAGCTCCATAATGGGCTTGATCCTATCGAATGTTGAGTCTATACTACTTGGATGAGGCAGCACACATCTTCATTCCAGTTTCTTAGCTACACTTTTAAGTCTTTGCCCCAGAGAGGAGCATCAGTCGGACATCTTTAGATAGGAGCATCATACTCCTGTAGGAACTCCTTAAGAGGATAAGGAAGTTGATCTCTTTTAGAGGAAATGTCCAAATGTCCATTGACAGTTTTCCTGCACAGGTGCTGTAAGGTGGACAGGCTACATGAGAGAGGTTTGATGAGCTCCAGGGGAATCTTCTCCCCTCCAGAGTAAATGTAGAAGACATTCCCAAAATGAGCATTCCCTTTGCTCTGAGGCATGTAGTAATGAACCAGCTTGAGGACACAGTCAAAGTGTGGGACAGAGTGAACATTCTTAGGGTCTGTTTGCAAGTAAAAAGAGGTTGTGTCGCACTGAATCCGCAGGTTCTTGGTGCCCGATGCTGTCTTGACTGTGAGAGTAAACAGATGTCGGTTATCTGAACTGTCCCGAATAAGGAAGGTGCCTGTGGTCTCAGACGCCAGCATGATGTTGGCCTCCTTGCCTGTAATGGTGCTCCAATAGAAACCACTTTCCTGGAGCTTGTGAAGTGTTGTGAGGACCATCTGGTACTGTGTCCTGGAGGTGAAAGTCTTGTAATGATAAGGCAGCCGCATGTTGGAGTCCAAGGGGCTGCTGCTCATTGCGGTATCAAACTTGCTGTGTGTTACCATGGCGCTGTGCCCACACTCTCTGAGCAGCTGGGGAAGCACTGGGTGCCCCACAGACAAGAGAGGAACAGGTGGGGTAAAACAGATGGTCGTCTAGAAGGACAGGAAGACCACAgctctcagtctgtctgaaaagaaacacctggggaggagaggaaaggaggcgcCTGTTAGACTCAGGGGAAAATATTACACTAAACATTAAAATTATCTTTTAACTACACactcattaattaataatgaatacgTGTGGCAATttagtatttaattaaaactctTTTAGGAGCCATTTGTCTAGATTTCTGTATCTCAAATCTGTTAAGGGGATAGGCCCTGGCTGCCAAGACTTCTTGAACTCTAAACTCAACCAAActtgaaaaaataacaataccTAGTACCGCTCTTTTGTTACGTATAAATTATTACTTTAAGAGCTTGTTTGGACAAGATCTGCCTCCGTATGAGTTAACGCCATTTCATGGAAACTTTTGGTGTAATTTACCGGCGGGAATGAGACACCGCGGTCAGTTCCAGTAAAGACCACGTAATCCTCATTGCGCAATTTCTCTACCTTCCACGACCAGCTTTTCTAAATATTTAACCCAAGTTTGATAAACATCCAAGACACGACTTACTAACCCTTAAAATAAGAATGATAGGCtatgtataaatacatatatcCATATCTATAGTTATATACGTATAAAGAACCGATCCTCACCTTCAATGTTTCTCCAGAATCTcttctttaaattaaatccaaatggTAGAGGGCTGTTCACCGTTGACCTGTGATGGTTCGTATGGTAAACTGttactattttttaaaaagttctttcgttaaaaaaaaccctgtgGTCAAGTAGTCTCCTCGGCGTGTAACAGTTTATATGTGATGCCCTGGCGAACGGAGACTTATATCTCTATGTGAAGTAGGAGGTGGCGGAAGAATGAGGAGTGAGGAGACTCCACCTACTCTTTCCAGTAAAGCCTCTGTCGGCAGATTGGCAGGaagcagtgtatttatttattttttaaggattCCTGCTATGAGAACAGCCCTTATCCACCCACTGTTGTTCCCAAACGAAGGAAACGTTAGTAGCAATGCTTACGCATCTGTGGCGAGCTAGTGTTTGTCTTTActtaaaatcattttgaaatagATTTCAAATGTCCTCTTTCCAAAGTCAAGTTACATTGTTTATGCTACATAAATAATGTAACTATATGTAATCACTTTGATAAAAGGTCCACTTTTAGTGTGAGGTGAGGTAATCATTCAGTCTTGGCTAGGACACTTTGTGTCACCAGTTTCTGGGAAATTCATAGCGATTGTGCCTTGTATGTTGATCAGTAGTTCACCATAGGGGGCGCCAGATTTTAGGAAACCACGTGAGACACAGAAGCATCTGATATCAAAAGGTTATCTGTGTTTACCTGTTTGGGGTTTATATTTGCTTCCACTGCTTTAATGTTTCTAGAAATCACACTGAGATTTGTAGAGGTGCTCCTAGTGAATCTCTACTTTGTCTATACTTAACATATTGATAATATTATACTCAACACATAAATATCCATACAACTGCCCAGATCACATggatatatatgatatatatgacAATACTGAAACATGC
This genomic interval carries:
- the socs3a gene encoding suppressor of cytokine signaling 3a, with protein sequence MVTHSKFDTAMSSSPLDSNMRLPYHYKTFTSRTQYQMVLTTLHKLQESGFYWSTITGKEANIMLASETTGTFLIRDSSDNRHLFTLTVKTASGTKNLRIQCDTTSFYLQTDPKNVHSVPHFDCVLKLVHYYMPQSKGNAHFGNVFYIYSGGEKIPLELIKPLSCSLSTLQHLCRKTVNGHLDISSKRDQLPYPLKEFLQEYDAPI